One genomic window of Nakamurella panacisegetis includes the following:
- a CDS encoding sensor domain-containing diguanylate cyclase — translation MSAIIGAHRLHQVIIGVHGAPQIAQTVQAITDAVVTFAGFDVAALSVLGSGEVLEMVAVSGSEEARSFLLGTKKARQLYEDEFAVADVWGKLLFVPHGRVSDASGRGWIPPSPTGRTRGRRWHPLDALYAPLHSPTGTLVGVLSVDLPINGRRPGRRQRELLEILALQAGAAIDNANITEQLRASERLFRRSFDRAGIGMALISLAPDNYGRYLRVNPMFCRIVGREENAILQLTSAQLTHPDDQAEDVRQLRALHTGTESMYQRDKRYIKGDGTPVWVTITVSSSGSPNRTADYAIGQIEDITHRREQHQALQHQAQHDPLTGLANRTALITRLLEAVTTAQHTGSTGAVLFIDLDGFKTVNDRHGHPTGDQVLTIVADRIAAAVRPEDLVARIGGDEFVVVADNLTTTHTHQLTTKIITTIGALITLPGGTRLQVQASIGYTPIHPAGHQTPQQLIAEAEPPRHVRTPTGLRAQRFAGL, via the coding sequence GTGAGCGCCATCATCGGGGCCCATCGTCTCCATCAGGTGATCATCGGGGTCCATGGCGCCCCGCAGATCGCCCAGACGGTGCAGGCGATCACCGACGCGGTCGTCACGTTCGCCGGGTTCGACGTGGCGGCCTTAAGTGTGCTGGGCTCGGGTGAGGTGCTGGAAATGGTCGCCGTGTCCGGCAGCGAGGAAGCCCGCAGTTTCCTGCTGGGAACGAAGAAGGCCCGCCAACTCTACGAGGATGAGTTCGCTGTCGCTGACGTGTGGGGCAAACTGTTGTTCGTACCGCACGGCAGGGTCAGCGACGCCAGCGGAAGAGGTTGGATCCCGCCGTCGCCCACGGGGCGGACCCGGGGTCGCCGATGGCACCCTCTGGACGCGTTGTACGCACCGCTTCACTCCCCCACCGGAACCCTCGTGGGGGTGTTGTCGGTGGACCTACCGATCAACGGCCGGCGGCCGGGTCGACGACAGCGTGAGTTGCTGGAGATCTTGGCGCTACAGGCCGGAGCGGCCATCGACAACGCCAACATCACCGAACAGCTGCGGGCTTCTGAACGCTTGTTCCGCCGGTCCTTTGACCGCGCCGGCATCGGCATGGCGCTGATCTCCCTAGCCCCGGACAACTACGGCCGGTACCTACGGGTCAACCCGATGTTCTGCCGCATCGTGGGACGGGAGGAGAACGCAATACTCCAGCTCACCAGCGCGCAACTCACCCACCCCGATGACCAAGCAGAAGACGTGCGGCAGCTGCGGGCCCTGCACACCGGGACCGAATCGATGTACCAGCGGGACAAGCGATACATCAAAGGCGACGGCACACCTGTATGGGTCACCATCACCGTCAGCTCCTCCGGCAGCCCCAACCGGACCGCGGACTACGCCATCGGACAGATCGAGGACATCACCCACCGCAGAGAACAACACCAAGCGCTCCAACACCAAGCCCAACACGACCCCTTGACCGGCCTGGCCAACCGCACAGCGTTGATCACCCGGCTCCTTGAAGCGGTAACCACCGCGCAGCACACAGGATCAACCGGAGCTGTACTGTTCATCGACCTAGACGGATTCAAAACCGTCAACGACCGGCACGGACACCCCACCGGAGATCAAGTCCTCACCATCGTCGCCGACCGGATCGCCGCAGCCGTACGACCAGAGGATCTTGTCGCCCGGATCGGCGGCGACGAGTTCGTCGTCGTCGCCGACAACCTGACAACAACCCACACACACCAGCTGACAACAAAAATCATCACCACCATAGGTGCCCTGATCACCCTCCCCGGCGGCACCCGCCTGCAAGTCCAAGCCAGCATCGGCTACACCCCAATCCACCCGGCCGGCCACCAAACACCACAACAACTGATCGCCGAAGCTGAACCACCCCGGCATGTCCGGACACCTACGGGTTTGAGAGCGCAGCGGTTTGCTGGGCTCTGA
- a CDS encoding MarR family winged helix-turn-helix transcriptional regulator yields MSGRRQIGDADYTRLLTVRTALRQFERWSAAQATGHGLTASQHQLMLAIRGHPGDHGPTISEAAEYLLIRQHSAVELADRSEAAGLIIRTKDSNDHRAVRLQLSAQGARTLEALTSAHLEEIDRLIPLFESMIDTLTIP; encoded by the coding sequence ATGTCAGGACGCCGTCAGATCGGCGACGCCGACTACACCCGTCTGCTCACCGTCCGCACCGCGCTGCGCCAGTTCGAACGATGGAGCGCCGCGCAGGCAACCGGCCACGGCCTCACCGCCAGCCAGCATCAGCTGATGCTCGCAATCCGTGGGCACCCCGGCGACCACGGGCCCACCATCAGCGAAGCAGCCGAGTACCTGCTGATCCGGCAGCACTCCGCGGTCGAACTTGCCGACCGCTCCGAAGCCGCCGGCTTGATCATCCGCACCAAGGACTCCAACGATCACCGTGCCGTTCGACTGCAACTCTCGGCCCAGGGAGCACGCACCCTGGAGGCACTCACCAGCGCGCATCTGGAGGAGATCGACCGCCTGATCCCTCTATTCGAGTCCATGATCGACACCCTCACGATCCCCTGA
- a CDS encoding Nramp family divalent metal transporter, with protein MPDAADSSAELVPAAAGKGDAEGSQLRSEVDLTQGPHRTGWRYYLRAIGPGLVTGASDDDPSGVATYSQAGAAQGYGMLWVSLVTFPLMAAVQEICDRTALATGKSLGELVVIRWRSRPARIFFGALLIGLLAANALNIAADLVAVGSGMTLLHAGPTWLWALVAGVATTALVMFGSFARIALVFKVLCAALLVYFVVAILVHPPAGQVLRGTFVPQMQLNPTYLTLLVAVLGTTISPYLFFWQSAHRLEDMRDEPEQGRRAVPLAERDSSKSRRKLRASRLDVIAGMAFNNLVMFAIIVSTSATLHAHGTTNLNSAADAAKALEPLAGRWAGALFALGFIGSGMLAIPVLAGAGAAGMAGLLGRRFGFSRSVRQAPVFYGLVAVGTLGGTALTLAHVDPVQLLVISAYINGVAAAPFLLLVMLISSSRTIMGPHRNGRIATTLGWATMVPMTTAAITSFIVGG; from the coding sequence GTGCCTGACGCTGCCGACTCCTCTGCAGAGTTGGTGCCTGCGGCCGCTGGGAAGGGTGACGCCGAAGGTTCGCAACTGCGGAGTGAGGTCGATCTGACCCAGGGTCCGCACCGGACCGGTTGGCGGTATTACCTGCGCGCCATTGGTCCCGGCCTGGTGACCGGGGCGAGCGATGACGACCCCTCCGGCGTGGCCACCTACAGCCAGGCCGGCGCGGCCCAGGGTTACGGCATGCTGTGGGTCAGTCTTGTTACCTTTCCGCTGATGGCGGCCGTGCAGGAGATCTGCGATCGTACGGCGCTGGCCACCGGCAAGAGCCTGGGCGAGCTGGTCGTCATTCGATGGCGAAGTCGACCGGCGCGGATCTTCTTCGGGGCCTTGCTGATCGGCCTGCTCGCCGCAAACGCACTGAACATCGCCGCCGACCTGGTCGCGGTCGGATCCGGAATGACCTTGCTGCATGCCGGTCCCACCTGGCTCTGGGCCCTTGTGGCCGGCGTCGCGACCACGGCCCTGGTGATGTTCGGTTCGTTCGCCCGGATCGCCCTGGTGTTCAAGGTGCTCTGCGCCGCGCTACTGGTCTATTTCGTCGTCGCCATCTTGGTGCATCCACCGGCCGGGCAAGTGCTGCGGGGCACCTTTGTCCCCCAGATGCAGCTCAATCCCACCTACCTCACGTTGCTGGTGGCCGTGCTGGGTACCACCATCAGCCCCTACCTTTTCTTCTGGCAATCGGCGCACCGCCTCGAGGACATGCGAGACGAGCCAGAGCAGGGACGACGCGCGGTTCCGCTGGCCGAACGTGACAGCAGCAAATCACGGCGCAAGCTTCGCGCATCCAGGCTGGATGTCATCGCCGGGATGGCGTTCAACAACCTGGTCATGTTCGCCATCATCGTGTCGACCTCGGCCACGCTGCACGCCCACGGCACCACGAACCTGAACAGCGCGGCCGACGCAGCGAAGGCGCTGGAACCTTTGGCCGGCCGCTGGGCCGGAGCCCTGTTCGCGTTGGGATTCATCGGCTCGGGAATGCTCGCTATTCCAGTCCTGGCCGGCGCCGGGGCCGCTGGTATGGCAGGACTGTTGGGCCGGCGGTTCGGTTTCTCTCGTTCGGTCCGCCAGGCCCCCGTGTTCTACGGCCTCGTCGCCGTCGGAACTCTGGGGGGCACCGCTCTCACCCTGGCCCACGTCGACCCCGTTCAGCTCCTGGTCATCAGCGCCTACATCAACGGTGTCGCCGCCGCGCCCTTCCTTCTCCTGGTGATGCTCATCTCGAGCAGCAGGACAATCATGGGCCCCCACCGCAACGGACGGATCGCAACAACGCTGGGATGGGCCACCATGGTCCCCATGACCACCGCCGCAATCACCAGCTTCATCGTCGGCGGCTGA
- a CDS encoding DUF2180 family protein: MKYASCQHLRLLAIGSVCSCHSYSMRCVMNCFECSASGLSVQAVGTCTSCGAGVCADHLHLDAHELAHTSSPGTYIPKFTRALTCNDCEKVLSNRQGSWPMAAMPM, from the coding sequence ATGAAATATGCTTCGTGTCAACATCTTCGACTGTTAGCGATCGGCTCGGTTTGCAGTTGTCATTCTTATTCAATGAGGTGTGTAATGAACTGCTTTGAATGCTCGGCCAGCGGGTTGTCGGTGCAGGCTGTAGGTACATGCACCAGCTGCGGCGCCGGGGTATGCGCGGATCACCTGCATCTGGATGCCCACGAGTTGGCCCACACCAGCAGCCCAGGTACCTACATCCCCAAGTTCACTCGTGCACTGACCTGCAATGACTGCGAGAAGGTCTTGTCAAACCGGCAAGGATCGTGGCCCATGGCTGCAATGCCGATGTGA
- a CDS encoding IS3 family transposase (programmed frameshift): protein MASTSKRYPAELKDRAVRMVAEIRSDHGSEWAAVESVAAKLGIGTAQTVQNWVRRAEVDAGKRPGVSSEAAEELRKLRAENRELKRANEILKSASNFFRGGARPPTEVIISYIDQHKAEYGVGTICRVLTEHGCKIASSTYYDRTHQQPSARAVRDEALSAQVSAVHAENYGVYGARKVWLTLNREGTAVARCTVERLMRRLGLVGARRGKVKRTTIADPQAQRASDLVDRHFDPEAPDRLWVADFTYVSTWSGWVYVAFVIDAYSRRIVGWRSATTMTAQLVLDAIEHAIWTRQREGVQDLSGLIHHNDRGSQYTSVAFTERLADAGIDASVGRTGDSFDNALAETINGLYKTELIKPRGPWRTVEQVEVATLEWVDWFNHRRLYEHNGDLPPVELEQAHYAQIRAQQTAALSNP from the exons ATGGCGAGTACGTCGAAGCGGTACCCGGCCGAGTTGAAGGACCGGGCGGTGCGGATGGTGGCGGAGATCCGGTCCGATCATGGGTCGGAGTGGGCGGCGGTGGAGTCGGTCGCGGCGAAGTTGGGGATCGGGACTGCGCAGACGGTGCAGAACTGGGTCCGCCGCGCCGAGGTCGATGCCGGCAAACGGCCGGGGGTGTCCTCCGAGGCGGCGGAGGAGCTGCGGAAGTTGCGGGCGGAGAACCGAGAGTTGAAGCGGGCCAACGAGATATTGAAGTCGGCGTCAA ACTTTTTTCGCGGCGGAGCTCGACCGCCGACAGAAGTGATCATCAGCTACATCGATCAGCACAAGGCGGAATACGGCGTCGGGACGATCTGCCGGGTGCTCACCGAGCACGGCTGCAAGATCGCGTCGTCCACCTACTACGACCGCACCCACCAGCAGCCCTCCGCCCGCGCTGTCCGGGACGAGGCGCTGTCCGCGCAGGTCAGTGCGGTGCATGCGGAGAACTACGGCGTCTACGGGGCGCGGAAGGTGTGGTTGACGCTGAACCGGGAAGGCACCGCGGTGGCCCGGTGCACGGTGGAGCGGCTGATGCGCCGGCTCGGTCTGGTCGGGGCTCGTCGGGGCAAGGTCAAACGCACCACTATCGCCGACCCGCAAGCGCAACGGGCCAGTGATCTGGTGGATCGTCATTTCGACCCGGAGGCGCCAGATCGCCTATGGGTGGCCGACTTCACGTATGTTTCGACGTGGTCCGGGTGGGTGTACGTGGCGTTCGTGATCGATGCCTACTCCCGTCGGATCGTGGGGTGGCGATCGGCGACCACGATGACCGCGCAACTCGTCCTGGACGCCATCGAGCACGCGATCTGGACCCGGCAACGTGAAGGGGTGCAGGACCTTTCGGGGCTGATTCACCACAACGACCGCGGATCTCAATATACGTCTGTGGCGTTCACCGAGCGGCTGGCCGACGCCGGCATCGACGCCTCCGTTGGTCGCACCGGGGATAGTTTCGACAATGCTCTGGCCGAGACGATCAACGGGCTCTACAAGACCGAGCTGATCAAGCCCCGCGGCCCGTGGCGGACCGTCGAGCAGGTCGAAGTCGCCACCCTGGAATGGGTCGACTGGTTCAACCACCGCCGCCTGTACGAGCACAACGGCGACCTCCCACCGGTCGAACTCGAGCAGGCCCACTACGCTCAAATCAGAGCCCAGCAAACCGCTGCGCTCTCAAACCCGTAG
- the istB gene encoding IS21-like element helper ATPase IstB: protein MTPTTSEASRYQQLRDHLNYLRLPDAAAALPTVLDQAKTEKLSPTATLERLFRIEVDATEARRLTGRLRFANLPSPATLEDFDYEAQPGVDPALIRDLASNRYLQTATNILLIGPPGVGKTMLAVGLARKVAEGGHRTYFTNAADLAARCHRAAIEGRWATTMRFYAGPACLVIDELGYLPLPAEAASALFQVVNQRYLKSSIIMTTNRPVTEWGQVLGDNTVAAALLDRLLHRSVVIDITGESYRLRDHQARTDNLRRTVQPATATLDRSPSGQFR, encoded by the coding sequence ATGACCCCAACCACAAGCGAGGCCAGCCGCTACCAACAGCTCCGAGACCACCTGAACTACCTGCGGCTGCCCGACGCCGCCGCGGCCTTGCCGACCGTCCTGGACCAAGCGAAAACCGAGAAGCTCTCCCCAACGGCCACCCTGGAACGACTATTCCGCATCGAAGTGGACGCCACCGAAGCCCGCCGGTTAACCGGGCGGTTGCGGTTCGCCAACCTGCCCAGCCCCGCCACCCTCGAGGACTTCGACTACGAAGCGCAACCCGGCGTCGACCCCGCTCTGATCCGCGACCTCGCCTCCAACCGCTACCTTCAGACCGCGACGAACATCCTGCTCATCGGCCCGCCCGGCGTCGGCAAGACGATGCTCGCCGTCGGATTGGCCCGCAAAGTCGCCGAAGGCGGCCACCGAACCTACTTCACCAACGCCGCCGACCTGGCCGCCCGCTGCCACCGAGCCGCCATCGAAGGCCGGTGGGCCACCACCATGCGGTTCTACGCGGGTCCGGCGTGCTTGGTGATCGATGAGCTGGGCTACCTGCCACTGCCGGCCGAAGCGGCGTCCGCACTGTTCCAAGTTGTCAATCAGCGGTATCTGAAGTCCTCGATCATCATGACGACCAACCGTCCAGTCACTGAATGGGGTCAGGTGCTCGGCGACAACACCGTTGCTGCAGCACTTTTGGATCGCCTACTACACCGGTCAGTGGTCATCGACATCACCGGAGAGTCCTATCGCCTGCGCGACCACCAAGCCCGCACCGACAACCTCCGCCGCACCGTCCAACCAGCAACCGCTACGCTTGACCGGTCACCAAGTGGCCAATTTCGCTGA
- a CDS encoding DF family (seleno)protein, whose protein sequence is MKVELLVVPGCRHTDPAYALLQQVLADLRVGAAVSTVTVSTAEQAQQLRFLGSPTILIDGVDPFPQPGQRPALACRLYPGVDGPAGLPARAALSSALTRAAQPSFPAVPTSAPSQEQRQRSEAAPAITDITSGR, encoded by the coding sequence ATGAAGGTTGAACTGCTGGTTGTGCCTGGATGTCGGCACACTGATCCGGCGTATGCGCTGTTGCAGCAGGTGCTTGCCGATCTGCGCGTGGGCGCTGCGGTCTCTACCGTGACGGTGAGCACCGCGGAGCAGGCGCAGCAGCTGCGTTTTCTCGGTTCGCCCACGATCCTCATCGACGGGGTTGATCCTTTTCCTCAACCTGGGCAGCGGCCGGCGTTGGCGTGCCGCCTCTATCCGGGCGTGGACGGCCCGGCCGGGCTGCCGGCCCGGGCCGCGCTCAGCTCAGCGCTGACCCGAGCAGCCCAGCCGAGCTTTCCTGCCGTGCCGACGTCGGCGCCCTCGCAGGAACAGCGGCAGCGCAGTGAAGCCGCACCCGCCATCACCGACATCACCTCCGGCCGATGA
- a CDS encoding thiazole synthase, which translates to MRDLDVLTESTEPDPFVIADLTFSSRLIVGTGGAPSLAGLGEILRESRTDLTTVAMRRIGPDATGSVLDVLREVGVRVLPNTAGCRTAAEAVLTARLAREALETQWIKVEVVADEHTLLPDGLELLAACEQLVDDGFVVLPYTNDDPILARRLEQVGCAAVMPGGSPIGSGLGIANPHNIAQIVAGAGVPIILDAGIGSAADVVQAMELGCDAVLVASAVTRAAQPIRMARAMRLAACAGRDSYLAGRIPRRWSAEASSSYEGMLEGML; encoded by the coding sequence ATGAGAGACCTCGATGTCCTGACGGAGTCGACCGAGCCGGATCCGTTCGTCATTGCCGACCTGACGTTCTCCTCGCGGTTGATCGTCGGCACCGGCGGCGCCCCGAGTCTGGCCGGCCTCGGCGAAATCCTCCGCGAATCCCGCACCGACCTGACGACGGTGGCGATGAGGCGGATCGGACCCGATGCGACCGGATCGGTGTTGGACGTCCTTCGCGAAGTCGGTGTGCGGGTGCTGCCCAACACGGCCGGATGCCGCACCGCCGCCGAAGCGGTGCTGACGGCCCGACTCGCCCGCGAGGCATTGGAAACCCAATGGATCAAGGTGGAGGTCGTCGCGGACGAACACACCCTGCTGCCGGACGGACTGGAGTTGTTGGCCGCGTGCGAACAGTTGGTCGATGACGGGTTTGTGGTCCTGCCCTACACCAACGACGACCCGATCCTGGCCCGGCGGTTGGAGCAGGTGGGTTGCGCGGCGGTGATGCCCGGCGGATCCCCGATCGGCTCCGGGCTCGGTATCGCCAACCCCCACAACATCGCCCAGATCGTTGCCGGCGCTGGGGTTCCGATCATCCTGGACGCCGGTATCGGCTCGGCTGCTGATGTGGTCCAGGCGATGGAACTGGGCTGCGATGCCGTGCTGGTCGCCTCGGCCGTCACCCGGGCCGCGCAACCGATCCGGATGGCAAGGGCCATGCGGCTGGCGGCCTGCGCCGGCCGGGATTCCTATCTCGCGGGCCGTATCCCGCGCCGCTGGTCGGCCGAGGCATCCTCGTCGTACGAGGGCATGCTGGAAGGAATGCTGTAG
- a CDS encoding DUF1345 domain-containing protein: MVIGVAVGVGVSIPGTWRYGVLIGWIAAAAVFLVWMWYSLWPMDAAATARHATTENPGRGLTEVTMIGASLASLLAVGLLLAGGSGNKSIQAGASILAVAAAWSSVHTVFTTRYARLYYTGSDGGIDFNQDDPPQYSDFAYLAFTIGMTFQVSDTDLKTKPIRGTALRHMLLSFLFGAVIIATTINLVAGLSK; encoded by the coding sequence ATGGTCATCGGCGTCGCTGTGGGCGTGGGTGTGTCGATCCCGGGGACCTGGCGATACGGGGTGTTGATCGGCTGGATCGCCGCGGCGGCGGTGTTCCTGGTGTGGATGTGGTACTCCCTCTGGCCGATGGATGCGGCGGCGACGGCCAGGCATGCCACCACCGAGAATCCCGGCCGTGGCCTGACCGAGGTGACGATGATCGGCGCGTCGCTGGCCAGCCTCCTCGCGGTCGGGCTATTGCTGGCGGGCGGCTCGGGGAACAAGTCGATCCAGGCCGGGGCGAGCATCTTGGCGGTCGCCGCAGCGTGGAGTTCGGTGCACACCGTGTTCACCACCCGCTATGCGCGGCTGTACTACACCGGCAGCGACGGCGGGATCGACTTCAACCAGGACGACCCGCCCCAGTACTCCGACTTCGCCTACCTGGCGTTCACCATCGGGATGACCTTCCAGGTGTCGGACACGGACCTCAAGACCAAGCCGATCCGCGGTACCGCGCTGCGGCACATGCTGCTGTCCTTCCTGTTCGGGGCGGTCATCATTGCCACCACCATCAACCTGGTCGCCGGCCTCAGCAAATAG
- the thiC gene encoding phosphomethylpyrimidine synthase ThiC translates to MRSKVYQQGSRPDLRVPFTRVELSGGEPPVLLYDTSGPGGDLTMGLPELRLGWITERGDVDTAPAVGPANEGRMVRRARAGRRVTQLHYARSGIITPEMEFAAIREQMDPEAVRAEIAAGRAILPNNINHPESEPMLIGEKFLVKVNANIGTSAVSSGIAEEVDKMSWACTWGADTVMDLSTGKHIHRIREAIVRNSPVPIGTVPLYQALEKVNGDPQLLTWEIYRDTVIEQAEQGVDYMTVHAAVLLAHVPLAVDRVTGIVSRGGSIMAAWALARHEENFLYTRFRDLCEIFAQFDIAFSLGDGLRPGSIADANDEAQFAELRTQGELTTIAWEYDVQVMNEGPGHVPLHKIKENVDKQKLWCSDAPFYTLGPLTTDIAPAYDHITSAIGAAVIAMHGTAMLCYVTPKEHLGLPNREDVKAGMIAYKIAAHAGDLAKNHPGAQVWDDALSKARFEFRWEDQFNLAIDPDQARSYHDETLPAIGARTAHFCSMCGPKFCSMKISHELKDLAAQGMAMKSAEFKEAGAKLYLPLA, encoded by the coding sequence ATGAGAAGCAAGGTTTATCAACAGGGTTCACGCCCGGACCTGAGGGTGCCGTTCACCCGGGTGGAACTGTCGGGCGGCGAACCGCCGGTCCTGCTGTACGACACCTCCGGACCTGGCGGTGACCTTACGATGGGTCTGCCGGAACTGCGCCTGGGCTGGATCACCGAACGCGGCGACGTCGACACCGCCCCGGCGGTGGGGCCCGCCAACGAGGGACGGATGGTCCGGCGGGCGCGGGCCGGCCGGCGCGTGACGCAATTGCACTATGCCCGCAGCGGCATCATCACGCCCGAGATGGAGTTCGCCGCGATCCGCGAGCAGATGGACCCGGAGGCGGTGCGCGCCGAGATCGCTGCCGGCCGCGCGATTCTGCCCAACAACATCAATCATCCGGAATCCGAGCCGATGCTGATCGGCGAGAAGTTCCTGGTAAAGGTCAATGCCAACATCGGTACCTCAGCGGTGTCCTCCGGCATCGCCGAAGAGGTCGACAAGATGAGCTGGGCGTGCACGTGGGGCGCCGACACCGTGATGGACCTGTCCACCGGCAAGCACATCCACCGCATCCGCGAGGCGATCGTGCGGAACTCCCCGGTCCCGATCGGGACCGTTCCGCTCTACCAGGCGCTTGAGAAGGTCAACGGCGACCCGCAATTGCTGACGTGGGAGATCTACCGAGACACCGTGATCGAGCAGGCCGAACAGGGCGTGGACTACATGACAGTCCACGCCGCGGTACTGCTGGCACACGTTCCGCTCGCCGTCGACCGGGTCACCGGGATCGTCTCGCGCGGCGGATCGATCATGGCTGCGTGGGCACTGGCCCGGCACGAGGAAAATTTCCTCTACACCCGCTTCCGGGATCTCTGTGAAATCTTCGCCCAATTCGACATCGCGTTCTCCCTCGGCGACGGTCTACGGCCCGGCAGCATCGCCGACGCCAACGACGAAGCGCAGTTCGCCGAACTGAGGACCCAGGGTGAATTGACCACGATCGCGTGGGAATACGACGTGCAGGTGATGAACGAGGGCCCGGGCCACGTCCCCTTGCACAAGATCAAGGAGAACGTCGACAAACAAAAACTGTGGTGCTCGGACGCGCCTTTTTACACCCTCGGGCCGCTGACGACCGACATCGCCCCGGCTTACGACCACATCACCTCGGCCATCGGCGCCGCGGTGATCGCCATGCACGGCACCGCGATGCTCTGCTACGTCACTCCCAAGGAACACCTCGGACTGCCGAACCGCGAGGACGTCAAAGCCGGGATGATCGCCTACAAGATCGCCGCCCACGCCGGTGATCTCGCCAAGAATCACCCCGGCGCGCAGGTCTGGGACGACGCGCTGTCCAAGGCCCGGTTCGAATTCCGCTGGGAGGACCAGTTCAACCTGGCCATCGACCCGGACCAGGCCCGCTCCTACCACGACGAGACCCTCCCCGCCATCGGCGCCAGGACTGCACACTTCTGCTCCATGTGCGGACCGAAATTCTGCTCCATGAAGATTTCCCACGAACTCAAGGATCTCGCCGCCCAGGGAATGGCCATGAAGTCGGCCGAATTCAAGGAGGCCGGCGCAAAGCTCTATCTCCCACTGGCCTAG